atttggaaacaaaaattatttgaactttttagcaatttaaacaaataaaaattttgtttatcatttaaaaataaaattcaattaaaatttgataatttttttatatttttacaagatatatatttttgattttttgtgtaaatactattttttttaaaataatttttttgtatttttttttttttttttttttaatttaaaatgtttttttttatttttaatttttttctaattttttttaattttttttttgtagttttttttaatctttttactctaaaaaaattaattaatccaaaACTTACCCTTAACTTCAgaattaaagacaaaaatccaacaaaaattcGACTTTTCCAATCTCTCGTTCGAAATATCTCCTTTTTCGTGCCATTAAATCGTGAGCaatcacataaaattttatcagttatcaatttatttatcctCCGCCAAGCAACAATAATATTTGGCATTGACCAAGGCAAACATCCAGATTCATCAAAGcattatttacatttcatcACAtactatttttgtttgtgcGTCTCTCTCCTTGCGATGTGACTTAATTCCAGTTTTGCCGGCATTTCGTCGTACGTGACAATATTTCGAGCTGCACAAAGagagaaatcatttttttgatatcgACAAATTTGCAAAAAGTTCTTTCTATCTCTATGCACACAATGAAGGCACTGGAAGAGATAACGAGAAATATTTggagatttttattcattatcaacttgtttgtttttattcatttttttttttattacttccacacgaaaatactttttttctgtgattatTCGGCTTCGAATCGTCGTTGgagtaaaaactttttttttctcgtcgccAAAAGTTACTTCAAGGTCAAATGTTGAGGCGAAAAATCTCCTTGTCCCAGCCTCGTAGTTATGGCAAGCAATCTGAACCGAGTTTGGCATTCAAAACAGATGTCGGAGATCGACGATGGAAAGCTGTGATGGGCGAAATGACTTCTGAAATTGTATGTGAAGCACAATCCGTGAAGGCTTTCACTCTCGAAAAAGGTCAATTGTGTCGAATTCGGTTAATTGAAGGATCacaagtaagttttttcgttaaaaaatgttcaaggtCATTCAAGGTCATTGAactttttatgcttggtttgaattaattgaaataaatttttaatatttcaggtCGCTActgttaatttttggaatgCTGACAACAAAAAAGAGCATTTCTCGCAAGGTTTAACCCGAATTTACAACTCGACTCATCTCAAAGTCTTCGATCAACTTTGGAGTGCCTTCCCTCACGTTCGACCAATGGCAACGTTTGCCTTTGACACGAACAAATCCTATGGAATTGATGCTGATCGTGCCGGATTACACGATGTTTTGCGCCCAATTAGTGAGAAAAgggtttttgatgaaatcacAAAGGTCGTTAAGGATTACGGATTGACGCTGAATGACGTGCACGATGGATGGAATGCATTTTGTTGCAGCGGATTGTCCGATACTCATGAATATTTCGAGAAATCGAACACAACGAAGAAGGGAGATTACGTTGAATTTATCGCAGAAATGAATTTAATCGTGGCAGTGAGCACTTTTGTTTGTGCAACGTTCGAAACGAGCGATGGGGAACGCGTTGGAGAGGAATATTTTCCCGTtcagattgaaatttttcaggaaAGTGAGGAGAAGGATGAGGAAATTAATGGAgatgatgaataaattttttgagagttgaaaataaaaattaatttttttttatttttcaattttcaaggttgagaaccatccaaaagttttttttctataacttTGGTTCAATTTGGCTTTGAAatcaaatttacaatttttattaaaattttaaatttttaagctaaatgtaaaggaaaaaaatttaaaattgcttttaattttaaaaattaacaataatttgcaaaaaataagaaattttgatcttATGAAgctaacattaatttttaaagagaccaaaaaaattaaattttcaactaaaatttttgtcataattaattttgtactcaaaaaattataaattttattttttcaaatactttaaatattttttataattttatgagactaaaattttcaaaaaatattaattaaggcACAGATTTagagacaaaatttatttaattatttcattaattattgcatcaaattttaaaagagtttttttttaatgaaattttttaacaattctaTAATTTAACCACGAAAaaccacagaaaaaaattaaaattttgttgattattaaaaaataaaattcaattaaaacttttaaaaattttctatttttacaagatttatatttttatttttttaaataatttttttttatttttttttaaataatttttttaaaatattttttttattaatttttttattttttttttattttttaaaaatcttcttaaaatattctaaacaaaattaaaaaataatcaaagtgAGAAGAAAGAAGATGAAATTAATGGAGatgatgaattaatttttttttggattttgatgaattttaaaaaattaaaaatcacgtattttttatttttcaattttcaagcttgagaacgacattcaaaaaaaacttccgaattttttgaagtaataaACCGATTCAGAcccgattaaatttaaatttcgctTTCACGCTAATTCAAGCAACACGCCACACGCTAATTCAGTtttgtgagacgaatgaaagtgattcAACCGATTTGAGTCGTCTTAAAGTGATAAACGTCAAAGTCCCCCATTCAACTTTGATTCAAGACTTGGATGGGAGACTTGGAATTGGATTGGAGGCTTGGATGGGAGACTTGCATGGATTTTAGTATGCGACCCGATTCTCATCAAAGTTGGATGGGGGACTTGAAAGGAAAATTGAGACGACTGAAATTGATAAACTTGGATCCGAGCCATCCAACTTTGATGAGAATCGGGTCGCATATTAAAATTCCATCCAAGTATCCCATCCAACTTTGATAGAAATCCAAATTTCGTGAtgttttcctaaatttttatcatcaaaaaaacaaaaaaaaaatcgagagactccccgcaaaaaaaataaatttccgaaACAAGAcacaaacgacgacgatggcATCACGAAACGGACCAACAGTGCAAGGCACCGACGGCACAGACTTCAATTTCCGCGAACGAGTTGCACCAAATCACCAAATTAGgtaataatgaaatttcacccaaaaaaaaaatccttcaattgTCTCGATGGCACAACAATGTCTTCGGGGAAAGTGATTGACGATTTGAAGGATTTTCAAGGCTTTGCGGATTTAAGGGCAAAATCTTCGAAAAGGAGAGGGAAATGAGCGGCGCCCATCAAACGATCAATGAAATTAATCAGCGAACGTGAAATTTGTCGTCGAACGCGGGATTTGGGTTATAATTAGTAATAAATCGCAAACAAAAAAGAGCATTTCTGTATCCGTGCACAATTGACATGCGACACAACAATTAGATAATCAATGCGAttgccaaaattttgaataacgaGCCACTTGTTTACTTTGCGTGCGTGGCGTTTCGGGTGTCGAGACACCGTGCGAAGTGACAATGTGCCGACAACTGGAacgaaatttctcttttttgtcgatttttaatgcatttcgataaaatttttgttcagggaaattcatgagaaaatttgaaaaattttttaatattaaaaaaattacggaatattcaaaggaattttaaaaactcgttaaataaattttttaaaaaatttaaaatgaaaattcatacgatttttcaaaaaaaaaatcaaatatttttttttaattcaatgagttataaaataatttaaaaaattattaaatttaattttaataattaaaaaaataaatcgtaaaaaaaatttaaaatattaaaataaaaaaaaaattaaataattttgattcaaattaaatttaattttaattacctaattaattgaattttttttaataatttaattaattaaaaaaaaaaaatttcttcaaatcgtaaaaattattaaaaaaattatttcgtaaaaattcgaaaaaatattattttccttaaaattttcttaaataaaaaaattaatttttaatttttttttctcttctttttcagTTTGATCAACAAATCACGCCTAAGATATTGCATTTTCTTCCATTACTTACTATTTTTCGTGATGCTGATAAAGCTGGCGCCCGACATTCTCGATAGATTAGACATATTTATATTAGAAGTAGAGGAACTTTACGTGCCAAAGCCGCTTTGGTGGGAATACACGTGGTGTCTTTCGGTCGTTGCAACATTTATGGGTCTAACGGCGGCGCGCGGCAACAAAATTCTCGACATGGAACGCTTCATGATCGGCATCGTCATCATGGGTGTTGTGCCATTGCTTTATTGCTTCTTCTACTATCTCGGCGACGTTTGGAGTTACATCAAGATGGATGACGAAACGGATATCGAAGACACAGAAATTCAGGCGTGGCGAGTAAGTTggagaaatttgaatttttcgagcACTTTTTGGACACAGATTTGGAATTTTTgccgattttttaatttttgagtcattttttgagtctcaacgatttaaaaattttcattctcgGCCAATTTCGATagattttctcttaaaaactgaaaattcaaGTCAAAATTCTTTCGATATTTGAtcatttctctcaaaaaattgaattttcttttatattttttcatgaatcgtcaattttcaactcaaaattaattttttacctcaaTTTAAAGGTCTTtgcagtcaaaaattttttaaaaaatttcaactttatgtactttcaactcaaaaaattaataatttttaacaaattttggattCAGAGATAaacatttctcataaaatttcaattttgaaatctttcaacctaaaatttttaaaattttcattaaattttttttatcacaaactaaaattatttaaaaaccgtAAATTTCAAGgcatttttccttaatttcctTCCTCTGCACATCCAAATCTCTCAAAGTTCATCTCATAATCGACACAGTTCtctatttttccctttttacaGGGTCTTCCATACGGCATGCTGTGGTACGGATTCGTCCTCGGAGCCCTCCAAGTGCACGGCTTCTCGCTCTACTTCGCATGGAACCTCGTGAAAGCCTGGAAAACGCGCTATGGCTCGAAAAAACTCCAATAAACTGCCGATGCTCAAACGGGAACAACTTTACTTAAGCAggaaaaatacgattttactcaaaaaaaaaaaaaaattaccgaacAATAGAACATCCTCCGAAGAAACACATAAACAGTTtacaaaactaatattttttattagatgtgACCCTGGTTGTTATTTTACgaatgaaaaatcatcaatttttacaaagacTGTCCCTTAGAGAGACgatttacacgaaaaatttaaacttgaacTGTTCCTATGCTTAGAGGCTCGggttttatgaaatattttttaaaaaagagatgcacagaattcaaaaaaaaaattaaattgtagaCGTTAAGCACctgaatttgttaaattttcaaccaatgggattgttatttaatgataaaagttaaaaattaaacgaaaatatttttcttttgtaatgtaaattattattttattaaataattttaaagaaaatgtcagaaaaaaaataaaattaaaagacgaAAGACaggaaaacatttaaaaatttatttttttctttttttctgaagaaaatcaattaaaacacGTGTCCAAAGACACTAAAAGTTGCATTTAGAAAAGTCGCGTAATTAGCATCGACAGCAATTGTTACAAAATCTTGACGAATTCCGCCTTCGAGGCATGTAGCAACTCCGGAAGATGAAGATTGAGCAGCTTCGACAACGACTTGAGTTATGGTTGTGTAAAATTCTTGTTGCGGATATACAAAGTCGATGTGAAGGGTTGTGAATTGATTACTTaacatggatttttttgtttcccaTAATTGATGAtcgcctgaaaaaaattttaaaattaattttttaattttatttttagaaattaattttttttttataaaatttaattataattttttttatgaatttattttttaaaaattattttttgattcaacttttatgaaattgaattttgattcaaaaaattatttttttttataaaattgaattttcagtttgatttttcatgaaatttatttttttttttaaagaaatttaattttttttaagaaatttaatttttttattaaattaaatttttcggttgattttttaaagaatcgtttaagaaattattttttttatgaagttaaattttatttttttttttttgtttatttttttatcaaataaaattaattgtttttttattaaattattttttaagaaaatttttacgaaatttattttttatgaaaaattgaaattgaaatttttatgaaaaataaattatgagtttttcataaaattaattttttttgcaactaatttaatttttttttatggaatttattttattttaataaattaaattttttgattgattttttattaaagaattattttagaaattattttttttt
The sequence above is drawn from the Culicoides brevitarsis isolate CSIRO-B50_1 chromosome 1, AGI_CSIRO_Cbre_v1, whole genome shotgun sequence genome and encodes:
- the LOC134833097 gene encoding uncharacterized protein LOC134833097, which translates into the protein MDLYRFLLTFFAFFVWIFDFTSSTCTSPTEEVRTLQTNLGLPYIHKTYTWGRRYTGDHQLWETKKSMLSNQFTTLHIDFVYPQQEFYTTITQVVVEAAQSSSSGVATCLEGGIRQDFVTIAVDANYATFLNATFSVFGHVF
- the LOC134833084 gene encoding protein jagunal isoform X2, whose protein sequence is MASRNGPTVQGTDGTDFNFRERVAPNHQISLINKSRLRYCIFFHYLLFFVMLIKLAPDILDRLDIFILEVEELYVPKPLWWEYTWCLSVVATFMGLTAARGNKILDMERFMIGIVIMGVVPLLYCFFYYLGDVWSYIKMDDETDIEDTEIQAWRGLPYGMLWYGFVLGALQVHGFSLYFAWNLVKAWKTRYGSKKLQ
- the LOC134833084 gene encoding protein jagunal isoform X1; this translates as MASRNGPTVQGTDGTDFNFRERVAPNHQISLINKSRLRYCIFFHYLLFFVMLIKLAPDILDRLDIFILEVEELYVPKPLWWEYTWCLSVVATFMGLTAARGNKILDMERFMIGIVIMGVVPLLYCFFYYLGDVWSYIKMDDETDIEDTEIQAWRFSIFPFLQGLPYGMLWYGFVLGALQVHGFSLYFAWNLVKAWKTRYGSKKLQ
- the LOC134838299 gene encoding uncharacterized protein LOC134838299, translating into MLRRKISLSQPRSYGKQSEPSLAFKTDVGDRRWKAVMGEMTSEIVCEAQSVKAFTLEKGQLCRIRLIEGSQVATVNFWNADNKKEHFSQGLTRIYNSTHLKVFDQLWSAFPHVRPMATFAFDTNKSYGIDADRAGLHDVLRPISEKRVFDEITKVVKDYGLTLNDVHDGWNAFCCSGLSDTHEYFEKSNTTKKGDYVEFIAEMNLIVAVSTFVCATFETSDGERVGEEYFPVQIEIFQESEEKDEEINGDDE